The Manihot esculenta cultivar AM560-2 chromosome 11, M.esculenta_v8, whole genome shotgun sequence genome includes a region encoding these proteins:
- the LOC110625820 gene encoding glycine-rich protein 2, producing the protein MSGERITGKVKWFSDQKGFGFITPDDGGEDLFVHQSSIRSEGYRSLGEGEEVEFQIEQSDDGRTKAVDVTGPDGNPVQGSRGGGSGGGRGGRSGGGGGGYGGGGYGGGGGGGGYGSGRGGRSGGGYGSSGGGGGGCFNCGEMGHMARDCPQGGGGGGGGGGRYGGGGGGGGNCFNCGGSGHFARECPNSGR; encoded by the coding sequence ATGAGTGGCGAGAGAATCACGGGGAAAGTCAAATGGTTCAGCGACCAGAAGGGTTTTGGCTTCATAACCCCTGACGATGGAGGTGAAGATCtttttgttcatcagtcttcGATCCGCTCCGAGGGCTATCGCAGCCTTGGAGAGGGCGAAGAGGTTGAATTTCAGATCGAACAGTCTGATGATGGCCGTACCAAAGCGGTTGATGTAACTGGCCCCGATGGCAACCCTGTTCAGGGATCTCGTGGCGGAGGTAGTGGGGGTGGAAGAGGCGGTCGAAGCGGTGGTGGCGGCGGAGGATATGGCGGAGGTGGGTACGGTGGTGGCGGTGGAGGTGGAGGATATGGAAGTGGTAGAGGTGGAAGGTCTGGAGGAGGTTATGGGTCTTCTGGCGGCGGTGGTGGGGGCTGCTTTAATTGTGGTGAGATGGGGCACATGGCGAGGGATTGTCCGCAGGGTGGAGGAggcggcggcggcggcggcgggAGGTATGGTGGTGGCGGAGGAGGGGGAGGGAACTGTTTTAACTGCGGAGGATCTGGTCATTTTGCTAGGGAATGCCCAAATAGCGGCCGCTGA